In Syngnathus acus chromosome 5, fSynAcu1.2, whole genome shotgun sequence, a genomic segment contains:
- the dip2bb gene encoding disco-interacting protein 2 homolog B-A isoform X2 — MADRGVELSALPKEVRDQLAELDLELSEGDITQKGYEKKRTKLLAPYIIHTPVEPPPKNNVQPPAPSSSSSHGPPPSSSSRYRERRSRKTHRNGGTRDDRYRSDIHSEAVQAALAKHKEEKMALPMPTKRRSTYVPSPIETRTPPDSSSASEDETSVRRQSSVVVPIPLLNPNQQSPDCWINRSAQGSSTSSSASSTLSHGEAKPQPHNQPQPQYKPQYQPLYKPQYQPQPQHEPPPPHTAAAITDMMAHSRIAPHENSVPPPDVTAVALPARGPRVDLPSNTTARGMSRGQSRSSMMETADGVPVNSRVSTKIQQLLNTLKRPKRPPLSEFFTDDSEEIVEVPQPDPNTPKPEGRQIIPVKGEPLGVVSNWPPALQAALARWGATQGKSPALTALDITGKPLYTLTYGKLWSRSVKLAYTLLNKLGNKNEQILKPGDRVALVYPNSDPGMFWVAFYGCLLAEVIPVPIEVPLSRKDAGISQVGFLLGSCGVGLALTSEICLKGLPKTPTGEIMQFKGWPRMKWVITDSKYLTKPSKDWQPHIPTANTDPAYIEYKANKEGTVVGVAVSKVAMLTHCQALTQACNYCEGETLVNVLDCKKDMGLWHGVLTAVMNRIHTISVPYAVMKACPLSWVQRVHIHKARLALVKCRDLHWAMMAHREQRDISLVSLRMLIVADGANPWSVSSCDAFLNVFQSHGLKPEVICPCATSPEAMTVAIRRPGLPGAPLPARAVLSLGGLSHGVIRVNTEDKNSALTVQDVGHVMPGALMCIVKPDGPPQLCKTDEIGEIIINSRAGGTMYYGLPGVTKNTFEVIPVNANGVPIGEIPFVRSGLLGFVGPGSLIFVVGKIEGLLQVSGRRHNADDLVATALAVEPVKTVYRGRIAVFSVTVFYDERVVIVAEQRPDASEEDSFQWMSRVLQAIDSIHQVGLYCLALVPANTLPKTPLGGIHISDTKQFFLEGNLHPCNILMCPHTCVTNLPKPRQKQPVGVGPASVMVGNLVAGKRIAQAAGRELGMIDDQDLVRKLCMWPTVMHQYLTEALQWRAQTDADHVLYVLLNAKGVAVSTATCVQLHKRAEKIAAALMEKGSINTGENVVLLYPPGIDLIASFYGCLYAGCVPVNVRPPHPQNLGATLPTVRMIIDVSKAACILTTQNLMRILRSKEAAASVNIKTWPTIIDTDDLPRRRPPQIYKPPTAEMIAYLDFSVSTTGMLTGVKISHAAVSALCRSIKLQCELYSSRQIAICLDPYCGLGFVLWCLASVYSGHQSILIPPFELESCLSLWLSSLSQYRVRDTFCSYSVMEFCTKGLGTQTELLKARGVNLSCVRSCVVIAEERPRLALTHSFSKLFKDLGLSTRAVSTAFGSRVNLAVCLQGTTGPDPCTVYVDMKSLRHDRVRLVERGAPQSLPLMESGKILPGVRVIIVNPETRGPLGDSHLGEIWVNSPHNASGYYTIYGEESLQADHFNTKLSFGDPQTLWARTGYLGFVKRTELLDASGDRHDALFVVGSLDETLELRGLRYHPIDIETSVSRAHRSIAESAVFTWTNLLVVVSELCGSEQDALDLVPLITNVVLEEHHLIVGVVVIVDPGVIPINSRGEKQRMHLRDSFLADQLDPIYVAYNM; from the exons ATGGCCGATCGAGGCGTCGAGTTGTCGGCTCTGCCAAAAGAGGTCAGGGACCAGCTGGCGGAGTTGGACCTGGAGCTGTCCGAAG gTGACATCACACAGAAGGGCTATGAGAAGAAAAGGACCAAACTCCTGGCACCGTACATCATCCACACCCCAG TCGAACCACCCCCGAAGAACAATGTGCAGCCACCCGCTCCCAGTTCCTCTTCCAGCCACGGTCCTCCCCCTTCTAGTTCATCCCGCTACCGTGAACGACGCTCTCGAAAGACGCATCGCAATGGCGGAACCAGGGATGACCGTTACAGATCAG ATATTCACTCTGAAGCAGTACAAGCTGCTCTGGCGAAacataaagaagaaaagatggcACTGCCCATGCCTACAAAACGACGTTCAACTTATGTGCCGTCCCCCATCGAAACACGAACGCCACCAG ACTCCTCATCGGCCTCTGAGGATGAGACGTCGGTGCGCAGGCAGTCGTCGGTGGTCGTCCCCATCCCTTTGCTCAATCCCAACCAACAGAGCCCCGATTGTTGGATCAACCGCTCGGCCCAGGGCTCGTCCACATCCTCATCGGCTTCCTCCACCTTGTCCCACGGAGAGGCCAAGCCGCAGCCTCACAACCAGCCTCAGCCTCAGTACAAGCCTCAGTACCAACCTCTGTACAAGCCTCAGTATCAGCCGCAGCCCCAGCACGAACCGCCACCGCCGCACACGGCCGCCGCCATCACCGACATGATGGCTCACAGTCGCATTG CCCCCCACGAGAACAGCGTCCCACCTCCCGATGTGACGGCGGTCGCCCTTCCAGCCAGAGGCCCGCGGGTTGACTTGCCCTCCAACACGACGGCCCGTGGGATGAGTCGAGGGCAGAGTCGCTCCAGCATGATGGAGACTGCAGACG GAGTTCCGGTGAACAGCAGAGTGTCCACAAAGATCCAGCAACTTCTCAACACGCTGAAGAGACCAAAGAGGCCACCACTCAGTGAGTTCTTCACCGATGACTCGGAGGAGATAGTAGAAG TGCCCCAGCCGGATCCCAACACACCCAAGCCAGAAGGGCGTCAGATCATCCCGGTGAAAGGCGAGCCTCTAGGGGTGGTCAGTAATTGGCCGCCAGCCCTGCAAGCCGCGTTGGCCCGATGGGGGGCGACGCAGGGGAAAAGCCCCGCCCTCACAGCTCTCGACATCACGGGCAAACCGCTCTACACGCTGACTTACG GGAAACTTTGGAGTCGCAGTGTGAAACTTGCCTACACGCTCCTAAATAAGTTGGGCAACAAAAACGAGCAGATCCTTAAACCCGGCGACAGG GTGGCACTCGTGTACCCCAACAGTGACCCAGGGATGTTCTGGGTGGCCTTCTATGGCTGCCTCCTCGCTGAGGTCATACCTGTACCGATAGAGGTGCCACTCTCTCGCAAG GATGCGGGCATCAGCCAAGTGGGCTTTCTTCTCGGCAGCTGTGGTGTGGGCCTTGCGCTGACCAGCGAGATATGTCTGAAGGGTCTTCCCAAGACCCCCACTGGAGAAATAATGCAGTTCAAAG GCTGGCCTCGAATGAAGTGGGTGATTACGGACTCCAAGTACCTGACCAAGCCTTCGAAAGATTGGCAGCCTCACATTCCGACGGCCAACACAGACCCCGCCTACATTGAG TACAAGGCCAATAAAGAGGGCACGGTGGTCGGCGTGGCGGTGTCTAAGGTTGCCATGCTAACCCACTGCCAGGCGCTGACACAGGCCTGCAACTACTGCGAGG GTGAAACGCTAGTGAATGTTTTAGACTGTAAGAAGGACATGGGTCTCTGGCATGGGGTGCTCACG GCTGTGATGAACAGGATCCACACTATAAGTGTTCCCTATGCAGTTATGAAGGCGTGTCCACTCTCCTGGGTACAGCGGGTTCACATCCACAAAG CCCGATTAGCTTTGGTGAAGTGTCGGGACTTGCACTGGGCCATGATGGCCCACCGGGAGCAGAGAGACATCAGCCTGGTATCGTTGCGTATGCTGATCGTCGCCGATGGCGCCAACCCTT GGTCGGTTTCTTCCTGTGATGCCTTCCTGAACGTTTTCCAATCCCACGGGCTGAAGCCAGAAGTCATCTGTCCTTGCGCCACATCCCCTGAGGCCATGACAGTAGCAATACGCAG ACCTGGATTACCGGGTGCACCCCTTCCTGCCCGTGCCGTGCTTTCCCTGGGCGGCCTGAGCCATGGCGTCATCAGGGTCAACACAGAGGACAAAAATTCTGCCCTCACCGTGCAAGACGTGGGGCACGTCATGCCAGGAG CTCTGATGTGCATAGTCAAACCAGACGGACCTCCTCAGTTGTGTAAAACAGATGAGATTGGTGAGATCATAATTAACTCCCGGGCTGGTGGCACCATGTACTACGGCCtgccaggggtcaccaaaaaCACTTTTGAG GTGATCCCGGTCAATGCTAATGGAGTTCCCATCGGAGAGATTCCATTCGTGCGCTCAGGACTCTTGGGCTTTGTTGGGCCA GGCAGTCTGATTTTTGTCGTGGGCAAAATCGAGGGTCTCCTCCAAGTGAGCGGACGCCGACACAATGCCGATGACTTAGTGGCGACTGCACTCGCCGTGGAGCCGGTCAAGACTGTGTATCGTGGGAG GATCGCTGTGTTTTCAGTCACCGTGTTCTATGACGAGAGAGTCGTGATTgtggctgagcagaggccAGACGCCAGCGAAGAGGACAGCTTCCAATGGATGAGCCGAGTCCTTCAG GCAATTGACAGTATCCACCAGGTGGGCCTCTACTGCCTGGCTCTGGTCCCAGCCAATACTTTACCCAAAACACCTCTGGGGGGCATCCACATCTCCGATACCAAGCAGTTCTTCTTAGAGGGCAACCTGCACCCTTGCAATATCCTCATGTGTCCGCATACTTGTGTCACCAACCTGCCTAAACCCCGTCAGAAGCAGCCTG TTGGTGTTGGTCCCGCATCTGTGATGGTGGGCAATCTAGTGGCAGGGAAGAGGATTGCTCAGGCGGCAGGCCGAGAGCTCGGTATGATCGACGACCAGGATCTCGTCCGCAAG CTCTGTATGTGGCCCACCGTCATG CATCAATACTTGACAGAGGCTCTACAGTGGAGGGCGCAGACGGATGCAGATCATGTTCTCTATGTTCTTCTTAACGCTAAG GGTGTGGCCGTGAGCACGGCGACCTGCGTTCAACTTCACAAGCGAGCTGAGAAGATTGCCGCCGCGCTCATGGAGAAAGGCAGCATCAACACTGGAGAGAACGTGGTGCTTCTTTATCCTCCTG GTATTGATTTGATCGCGTCATTTTACGGGTGCCTATACGCCGGCTGTGTCCCGGTAAACGTCAGGCCTCCTCACCCTCAGAACCTGGGAGCCACACTGCCTACTGTCCGTATGATCATTGAT GTCAGTAAAGCGGCATGTATCCTCACCACTCAAAATCTCATGCGAATACTGCGCTCCAAGGAGGCTGCTGCATCTGTAAACATTAAAACGTGGCCAACAATCATCGACACTG ACGACCTTCCTCGCCGTCGACCTCCTCAAATCTATAAGCCCCCCACAGCGGAGATGATAGCGTATCTGGACTTCAGCGTTTCCACGACAGGCATGCTCACTGGGGTCAAG ATCTCGCATGCAGCCGTCAGTGCGCTGTGCCGCTCTATCAAGCTGCAGTGTGAGCTCTACTCTTCTCGCCAAATCGCCATCTGCCTGGATCCTTACTGCGGTCTGGGCTTTGTCTTGTGGTGCCTCGCTAG TGTTTACTCAGGTCACCAATCCATCCTCATACCTCCTTTTGAGTTGGAGagctgtttgtctctgtggcTAAGCAGCCTCAGTCAGTACCGCGTCAGAGATACCTTCTGCTCTTACTCCGTCATGGAGTTTTGTACTAAAGGCCTGGGCACGCAAACAGAGTTGCTCAAG gcCCGTGGGGTCAACCTGTCATGCGTGCGCAGTTGTGTAGTGATTGCAGAGGAGCGTCCTCGCCTGGCCCTCACGCATTCCTTCTCCAAGTTGTTTAAAGATCTAGGGTTGTCAACCAGAGCTGTCAGTACTGCTTTTGGCTCCAGAGTTAACCTGGCTGTCTGCTTGCAG gGTACCACTGGCCCTGATCCCTGCACAGTTTATGTGGACATGAAGTCCCTCCGCCATGACAG AGTGAGGCTGGTAGAGAGAGGAGCACCTCAAAGTCTTCCCTTGATGGAATCTGGCAAG ATATTGCCAGGCGTCCGAGTCATAATCGTAAATCCAGAGACGAGAGGACCGCTTGGAGACTCTCATCTGGGAGAA ATCTGGGTGAATAGCCCTCACAATGCCAGCGGCTACTACACCATCTATGGAGAGGAGAGTCTACAGGCTGACCACTTTAACACCAAGCTCAGCTTTGGGGACCCACAAACCTTATGGGCCAGAACTGGCTACTTGGGCTTTGTTAAGAGGACAGAGCTTCTGGATGCCAGTGGGG ATCGTCACGATGCTCTTTTTGTGGTGGGCTCACTGGACGAGACCTTGGAGCTTCGAGGGCTTCGCTACCACCCCATTGACATTGAGACATCGGTGTCTCGTGCCCATCGCAGTATCGCTGAGAG TGCTGTGTTTACATGGACCAACCTTCTTGTGGTGGTGTCGGAGCTGTGCGGCTCAGAGCAAGACGCGCTGGACCTGGTGCCTCTGATAACAAACGTGGTCTTGGAGGAGCATCACCTCATTGTGGGCGTGGTTGTCATTGTGGACCCCGGGGTCATACCCATTAACTCCAGAGGGGAGAAGCAACGCATGCACCTTCGTGACTCCTTCCTGGCAGACCAGCTGGATCCCATCTACGTTGCTTACAATATGTGA
- the dip2bb gene encoding disco-interacting protein 2 homolog B-A isoform X3: MADRGVELSALPKEVRDQLAELDLELSEGDITQKGYEKKRTKLLAPYIIHTPVEPPPKNNVQPPAPSSSSSHGPPPSSSSRYRERRSRKTHRNGGTRDDRYRSDIHSEAVQAALAKHKEEKMALPMPTKRRSTYVPSPIETRTPPDSSSASEDETSVRRQSSVVVPIPLLNPNQQSPDCWINRSAQGSSTSSSASSTLSHGEAKPQPHNQPQPQYKPQYQPLYKPQYQPQPQHEPPPPHTAAAITDMMAHSRIAPHENSVPPPDVTAVALPARGPRVDLPSNTTARGMSRGQSRSSMMETADGRINLQRVPVNSRVSTKIQQLLNTLKRPKRPPLSEFFTDDSEEIVEVPQPDPNTPKPEGRQIIPVKGEPLGVVSNWPPALQAALARWGATQGKSPALTALDITGKPLYTLTYGKLWSRSVKLAYTLLNKLGNKNEQILKPGDRVALVYPNSDPGMFWVAFYGCLLAEVIPVPIEVPLSRKDAGISQVGFLLGSCGVGLALTSEICLKGLPKTPTGEIMQFKGWPRMKWVITDSKYLTKPSKDWQPHIPTANTDPAYIEYKANKEGTVVGVAVSKVAMLTHCQALTQACNYCEGETLVNVLDCKKDMGLWHGVLTAVMNRIHTISVPYAVMKACPLSWVQRVHIHKARLALVKCRDLHWAMMAHREQRDISLVSLRMLIVADGANPWSVSSCDAFLNVFQSHGLKPEVICPCATSPEAMTVAIRRPGLPGAPLPARAVLSLGGLSHGVIRVNTEDKNSALTVQDVGHVMPGALMCIVKPDGPPQLCKTDEIGEIIINSRAGGTMYYGLPGVTKNTFEVIPVNANGVPIGEIPFVRSGLLGFVGPGSLIFVVGKIEGLLQVSGRRHNADDLVATALAVEPVKTVYRGRIAVFSVTVFYDERVVIVAEQRPDASEEDSFQWMSRVLQAIDSIHQVGLYCLALVPANTLPKTPLGGIHISDTKQFFLEGNLHPCNILMCPHTCVTNLPKPRQKQPVGVGPASVMVGNLVAGKRIAQAAGRELGMIDDQDLVRKHQYLTEALQWRAQTDADHVLYVLLNAKGVAVSTATCVQLHKRAEKIAAALMEKGSINTGENVVLLYPPGIDLIASFYGCLYAGCVPVNVRPPHPQNLGATLPTVRMIIDVSKAACILTTQNLMRILRSKEAAASVNIKTWPTIIDTDDLPRRRPPQIYKPPTAEMIAYLDFSVSTTGMLTGVKISHAAVSALCRSIKLQCELYSSRQIAICLDPYCGLGFVLWCLASVYSGHQSILIPPFELESCLSLWLSSLSQYRVRDTFCSYSVMEFCTKGLGTQTELLKARGVNLSCVRSCVVIAEERPRLALTHSFSKLFKDLGLSTRAVSTAFGSRVNLAVCLQGTTGPDPCTVYVDMKSLRHDRVRLVERGAPQSLPLMESGKILPGVRVIIVNPETRGPLGDSHLGEIWVNSPHNASGYYTIYGEESLQADHFNTKLSFGDPQTLWARTGYLGFVKRTELLDASGDRHDALFVVGSLDETLELRGLRYHPIDIETSVSRAHRSIAESAVFTWTNLLVVVSELCGSEQDALDLVPLITNVVLEEHHLIVGVVVIVDPGVIPINSRGEKQRMHLRDSFLADQLDPIYVAYNM, from the exons ATGGCCGATCGAGGCGTCGAGTTGTCGGCTCTGCCAAAAGAGGTCAGGGACCAGCTGGCGGAGTTGGACCTGGAGCTGTCCGAAG gTGACATCACACAGAAGGGCTATGAGAAGAAAAGGACCAAACTCCTGGCACCGTACATCATCCACACCCCAG TCGAACCACCCCCGAAGAACAATGTGCAGCCACCCGCTCCCAGTTCCTCTTCCAGCCACGGTCCTCCCCCTTCTAGTTCATCCCGCTACCGTGAACGACGCTCTCGAAAGACGCATCGCAATGGCGGAACCAGGGATGACCGTTACAGATCAG ATATTCACTCTGAAGCAGTACAAGCTGCTCTGGCGAAacataaagaagaaaagatggcACTGCCCATGCCTACAAAACGACGTTCAACTTATGTGCCGTCCCCCATCGAAACACGAACGCCACCAG ACTCCTCATCGGCCTCTGAGGATGAGACGTCGGTGCGCAGGCAGTCGTCGGTGGTCGTCCCCATCCCTTTGCTCAATCCCAACCAACAGAGCCCCGATTGTTGGATCAACCGCTCGGCCCAGGGCTCGTCCACATCCTCATCGGCTTCCTCCACCTTGTCCCACGGAGAGGCCAAGCCGCAGCCTCACAACCAGCCTCAGCCTCAGTACAAGCCTCAGTACCAACCTCTGTACAAGCCTCAGTATCAGCCGCAGCCCCAGCACGAACCGCCACCGCCGCACACGGCCGCCGCCATCACCGACATGATGGCTCACAGTCGCATTG CCCCCCACGAGAACAGCGTCCCACCTCCCGATGTGACGGCGGTCGCCCTTCCAGCCAGAGGCCCGCGGGTTGACTTGCCCTCCAACACGACGGCCCGTGGGATGAGTCGAGGGCAGAGTCGCTCCAGCATGATGGAGACTGCAGACG GAAGAATTAATCTCCAGA GAGTTCCGGTGAACAGCAGAGTGTCCACAAAGATCCAGCAACTTCTCAACACGCTGAAGAGACCAAAGAGGCCACCACTCAGTGAGTTCTTCACCGATGACTCGGAGGAGATAGTAGAAG TGCCCCAGCCGGATCCCAACACACCCAAGCCAGAAGGGCGTCAGATCATCCCGGTGAAAGGCGAGCCTCTAGGGGTGGTCAGTAATTGGCCGCCAGCCCTGCAAGCCGCGTTGGCCCGATGGGGGGCGACGCAGGGGAAAAGCCCCGCCCTCACAGCTCTCGACATCACGGGCAAACCGCTCTACACGCTGACTTACG GGAAACTTTGGAGTCGCAGTGTGAAACTTGCCTACACGCTCCTAAATAAGTTGGGCAACAAAAACGAGCAGATCCTTAAACCCGGCGACAGG GTGGCACTCGTGTACCCCAACAGTGACCCAGGGATGTTCTGGGTGGCCTTCTATGGCTGCCTCCTCGCTGAGGTCATACCTGTACCGATAGAGGTGCCACTCTCTCGCAAG GATGCGGGCATCAGCCAAGTGGGCTTTCTTCTCGGCAGCTGTGGTGTGGGCCTTGCGCTGACCAGCGAGATATGTCTGAAGGGTCTTCCCAAGACCCCCACTGGAGAAATAATGCAGTTCAAAG GCTGGCCTCGAATGAAGTGGGTGATTACGGACTCCAAGTACCTGACCAAGCCTTCGAAAGATTGGCAGCCTCACATTCCGACGGCCAACACAGACCCCGCCTACATTGAG TACAAGGCCAATAAAGAGGGCACGGTGGTCGGCGTGGCGGTGTCTAAGGTTGCCATGCTAACCCACTGCCAGGCGCTGACACAGGCCTGCAACTACTGCGAGG GTGAAACGCTAGTGAATGTTTTAGACTGTAAGAAGGACATGGGTCTCTGGCATGGGGTGCTCACG GCTGTGATGAACAGGATCCACACTATAAGTGTTCCCTATGCAGTTATGAAGGCGTGTCCACTCTCCTGGGTACAGCGGGTTCACATCCACAAAG CCCGATTAGCTTTGGTGAAGTGTCGGGACTTGCACTGGGCCATGATGGCCCACCGGGAGCAGAGAGACATCAGCCTGGTATCGTTGCGTATGCTGATCGTCGCCGATGGCGCCAACCCTT GGTCGGTTTCTTCCTGTGATGCCTTCCTGAACGTTTTCCAATCCCACGGGCTGAAGCCAGAAGTCATCTGTCCTTGCGCCACATCCCCTGAGGCCATGACAGTAGCAATACGCAG ACCTGGATTACCGGGTGCACCCCTTCCTGCCCGTGCCGTGCTTTCCCTGGGCGGCCTGAGCCATGGCGTCATCAGGGTCAACACAGAGGACAAAAATTCTGCCCTCACCGTGCAAGACGTGGGGCACGTCATGCCAGGAG CTCTGATGTGCATAGTCAAACCAGACGGACCTCCTCAGTTGTGTAAAACAGATGAGATTGGTGAGATCATAATTAACTCCCGGGCTGGTGGCACCATGTACTACGGCCtgccaggggtcaccaaaaaCACTTTTGAG GTGATCCCGGTCAATGCTAATGGAGTTCCCATCGGAGAGATTCCATTCGTGCGCTCAGGACTCTTGGGCTTTGTTGGGCCA GGCAGTCTGATTTTTGTCGTGGGCAAAATCGAGGGTCTCCTCCAAGTGAGCGGACGCCGACACAATGCCGATGACTTAGTGGCGACTGCACTCGCCGTGGAGCCGGTCAAGACTGTGTATCGTGGGAG GATCGCTGTGTTTTCAGTCACCGTGTTCTATGACGAGAGAGTCGTGATTgtggctgagcagaggccAGACGCCAGCGAAGAGGACAGCTTCCAATGGATGAGCCGAGTCCTTCAG GCAATTGACAGTATCCACCAGGTGGGCCTCTACTGCCTGGCTCTGGTCCCAGCCAATACTTTACCCAAAACACCTCTGGGGGGCATCCACATCTCCGATACCAAGCAGTTCTTCTTAGAGGGCAACCTGCACCCTTGCAATATCCTCATGTGTCCGCATACTTGTGTCACCAACCTGCCTAAACCCCGTCAGAAGCAGCCTG TTGGTGTTGGTCCCGCATCTGTGATGGTGGGCAATCTAGTGGCAGGGAAGAGGATTGCTCAGGCGGCAGGCCGAGAGCTCGGTATGATCGACGACCAGGATCTCGTCCGCAAG CATCAATACTTGACAGAGGCTCTACAGTGGAGGGCGCAGACGGATGCAGATCATGTTCTCTATGTTCTTCTTAACGCTAAG GGTGTGGCCGTGAGCACGGCGACCTGCGTTCAACTTCACAAGCGAGCTGAGAAGATTGCCGCCGCGCTCATGGAGAAAGGCAGCATCAACACTGGAGAGAACGTGGTGCTTCTTTATCCTCCTG GTATTGATTTGATCGCGTCATTTTACGGGTGCCTATACGCCGGCTGTGTCCCGGTAAACGTCAGGCCTCCTCACCCTCAGAACCTGGGAGCCACACTGCCTACTGTCCGTATGATCATTGAT GTCAGTAAAGCGGCATGTATCCTCACCACTCAAAATCTCATGCGAATACTGCGCTCCAAGGAGGCTGCTGCATCTGTAAACATTAAAACGTGGCCAACAATCATCGACACTG ACGACCTTCCTCGCCGTCGACCTCCTCAAATCTATAAGCCCCCCACAGCGGAGATGATAGCGTATCTGGACTTCAGCGTTTCCACGACAGGCATGCTCACTGGGGTCAAG ATCTCGCATGCAGCCGTCAGTGCGCTGTGCCGCTCTATCAAGCTGCAGTGTGAGCTCTACTCTTCTCGCCAAATCGCCATCTGCCTGGATCCTTACTGCGGTCTGGGCTTTGTCTTGTGGTGCCTCGCTAG TGTTTACTCAGGTCACCAATCCATCCTCATACCTCCTTTTGAGTTGGAGagctgtttgtctctgtggcTAAGCAGCCTCAGTCAGTACCGCGTCAGAGATACCTTCTGCTCTTACTCCGTCATGGAGTTTTGTACTAAAGGCCTGGGCACGCAAACAGAGTTGCTCAAG gcCCGTGGGGTCAACCTGTCATGCGTGCGCAGTTGTGTAGTGATTGCAGAGGAGCGTCCTCGCCTGGCCCTCACGCATTCCTTCTCCAAGTTGTTTAAAGATCTAGGGTTGTCAACCAGAGCTGTCAGTACTGCTTTTGGCTCCAGAGTTAACCTGGCTGTCTGCTTGCAG gGTACCACTGGCCCTGATCCCTGCACAGTTTATGTGGACATGAAGTCCCTCCGCCATGACAG AGTGAGGCTGGTAGAGAGAGGAGCACCTCAAAGTCTTCCCTTGATGGAATCTGGCAAG ATATTGCCAGGCGTCCGAGTCATAATCGTAAATCCAGAGACGAGAGGACCGCTTGGAGACTCTCATCTGGGAGAA ATCTGGGTGAATAGCCCTCACAATGCCAGCGGCTACTACACCATCTATGGAGAGGAGAGTCTACAGGCTGACCACTTTAACACCAAGCTCAGCTTTGGGGACCCACAAACCTTATGGGCCAGAACTGGCTACTTGGGCTTTGTTAAGAGGACAGAGCTTCTGGATGCCAGTGGGG ATCGTCACGATGCTCTTTTTGTGGTGGGCTCACTGGACGAGACCTTGGAGCTTCGAGGGCTTCGCTACCACCCCATTGACATTGAGACATCGGTGTCTCGTGCCCATCGCAGTATCGCTGAGAG TGCTGTGTTTACATGGACCAACCTTCTTGTGGTGGTGTCGGAGCTGTGCGGCTCAGAGCAAGACGCGCTGGACCTGGTGCCTCTGATAACAAACGTGGTCTTGGAGGAGCATCACCTCATTGTGGGCGTGGTTGTCATTGTGGACCCCGGGGTCATACCCATTAACTCCAGAGGGGAGAAGCAACGCATGCACCTTCGTGACTCCTTCCTGGCAGACCAGCTGGATCCCATCTACGTTGCTTACAATATGTGA